TTTCCCAGTCTGAAACATCCGGATGACCTGCAACCCCCATCAATGCTACTGGGAGCTATCATAACTGAAGCCAAACAAGTTGATACACCTTATCCGATCGGATAGCAGCGTGTCAAGCTTCAGGTAACTCAGGGAGCTTATGAGGCAGAGTTTCAGCTTAACTCTGCCTCATTACAAAGCAAAGATTGTAAGGCTTTCTGAAGTTCAGCGAGTTCATCTCGGTGCGCTCTGACCGCAATCAGACTTTGCGCCACTTCCGTGGATGGCTCAAGAGATTGAACTTGTAGCTCCACTTGTTCAGTGCGATAAGCGCCCTTCCAGTAGAAAAGACCTGCACCCGGGGCAAGGAAGACGATCGCCCATAGGATTGGGGGAAAGTCAGACCATACGGTAGAGATTACAAGATTACCACAAAGTAGGCCAAGAGTAGCTAAAAAAGAGAGAAAAATGGCTAAAAACCAACTGGGTTGAACAGTTCCCTCAAAGGTGATTTTCTGGGTTTGGCTCTCTAGAGCTGTAACCTGGTAGGCTCGGTTGTCAAAATAGGTTTGCAGTTGGGGAAGTAATTCTTCTTCTGTGACGTTAGCTATGAGGGTGATTTCTTCTGTTCGGTCTTTAACGGAGGCTCGAATAAAGAAAAAGAGACCGATACACAGCAGAAGGGTCAGGATTAGGAGGGGAATTAAGGCAGGATTTTCGCCGATCATGTCAGGGTTTAAAGTATAGAAGACGTTTTCAGTATTTTACGATGTGGCCATGAAGGTGAGAGAAGTTGGGGAACAGGGGCTTTTGCAGCGTCTCTTCCGGTTTTGTGCTGCCCATAGAGTGGGGGATGATGGGGCAGTACTGGATCTGACTCCAGGATACCGCATGGTGGTGACCACAGATGTGTTGGTGGATGGAGTCCATTTTAGCGATCGCACGACTCCCCCCCATGCCGTCGGATGGCGAGCAGTAGCCGCTAATTTATCAGATTTAGCTGCTATGGGCGCTTGTCCCCTAGGGATCACCGTGGGGTTAAGTTTAACGGCAGATACAGAGGTGGAGTGGGTTGAGTCACTTTATGAAGGGATGAACGACGGTTTAAAACCCCATGAGACAGCCATTATTGGTGGGGATGTAGTGCGATCGCCGGTTATTTCCCTTAGTATTACCGCTTTGGGACAAGTTAAACCCGATCGCCTCTGTCAACGCCATACGGGAAAACCTGGCGATCTGATTGTAGTCACAGGAGTTCATGGAGCCTCCCGTGCTGGCCTAGAATGTTTGTTAAATCCTCAGTGGTCGATGACTTTGTCACCGGGCGATCGCCAAAAATTCATTAAAGCGCATCAATATCCCAAGCCGCGCTTAGATGTTCTACCCAAATTATGGAATTTAAAGCCGCAACGGATCGCCGGAATGGATAGCAGCGATGGGTTAGCCGATGCCTTAGATCAAATCTGTCGCGCCAGTGGCGTTGGCGCGAGGATTGATTTAAGTCAAATTCCCACTGCTCAGGGTTTAACCTCTGTACTTTCTGAAGCAGAGATTCGCCATTGGACTTTCTATGGAGGAGAAGATTTTGAGTTGGTGTTGTGCCTTCCCCCAGAAGTCGCTCATCCTTTCGTGGAGACATTAGGGGAAGAGGCAGCCATTATTGGAGAATTAATCGGGGGCAATCGCATTGAACTGATCGATCGTAAGGATC
This sequence is a window from Roseofilum reptotaenium CS-1145. Protein-coding genes within it:
- a CDS encoding cofactor assembly of complex C subunit B; the encoded protein is MIGENPALIPLLILTLLLCIGLFFFIRASVKDRTEEITLIANVTEEELLPQLQTYFDNRAYQVTALESQTQKITFEGTVQPSWFLAIFLSFLATLGLLCGNLVISTVWSDFPPILWAIVFLAPGAGLFYWKGAYRTEQVELQVQSLEPSTEVAQSLIAVRAHRDELAELQKALQSLLCNEAELS
- the thiL gene encoding thiamine-phosphate kinase, with product MKVREVGEQGLLQRLFRFCAAHRVGDDGAVLDLTPGYRMVVTTDVLVDGVHFSDRTTPPHAVGWRAVAANLSDLAAMGACPLGITVGLSLTADTEVEWVESLYEGMNDGLKPHETAIIGGDVVRSPVISLSITALGQVKPDRLCQRHTGKPGDLIVVTGVHGASRAGLECLLNPQWSMTLSPGDRQKFIKAHQYPKPRLDVLPKLWNLKPQRIAGMDSSDGLADALDQICRASGVGARIDLSQIPTAQGLTSVLSEAEIRHWTFYGGEDFELVLCLPPEVAHPFVETLGEEAAIIGELIGGNRIELIDRKDRQNPNLTLDRSWGFQHFPLS